From the Melospiza georgiana isolate bMelGeo1 chromosome 4, bMelGeo1.pri, whole genome shotgun sequence genome, the window GTGTTTCTATCTAGCTAGAAATTAATAAAGATGACATACATTCAAAACATACATAAATGAATTTAATTCAAGTGCCTTTCTGTGAGATCCACAAACAGCACAGTGATCAGCTCTTAAACAACATTAATGTCAACCTATTTTCCTGAGACAGTAATTAAAGGCACAGGGGTAATGTAAGAAACAAAGTATTTGCTACAGGTATTGCAGTGAGTTTGTTAGAACTAACAATTACCTTGTAAGGACTGGCTGGgagattttcctcttttccacaGCTTTCAGATCTTGCAAACTCTTCAACATCCTGCCATTCCTTATTGCGTCCTTTATGAAAGCACAGGCGAGAGCCTAACGgattttttcaaggaaaaaaagaacattagTGTTaggttaaaaagaaaacctaTAACATAAAACAAATCCTTATTTCATGCAACATGCTATTTTACCTTTCAGAAAACAATGCCACACAGTTGAGGGCCAGGAATGGCACCATCCTAAATCATCATCATCTGAAAGTGATGACATGCAGAAAATGCCAGATTCTGATTCACTATTTGcctattaaaaagaaaaaaagcaaaatggtGTTGGTATTTTACTGCAGAGCATTTTAGGGCTGGTCTTATATGTCTTAAGACAGTCTCTATTTTCACTTGTGGCATCATTTTGCCTTAAATACTAATAGGAATGTAACATGAAGACAAAGAttaaaggaatgcaaaaaatGTGAATGGATTGTTTTCATCTCCTTTCCTGAGATGCATCCTGACATTTTTGGGTTTCATTCTCTGAGATTCATTTCATCTCAATGGATTATCTTATGCTCATTTGTAAGCATTTTACACCTCATCATTCCTTAGTCATCTACAGAATCATTTAAAGCAGATTACTCTATGGTCCAGTGCTGGAAAGTTGTAGGCTCGAGGCAGTTGTAGATAAATCCCTGGAGAAAATTCACTGTTGTTAACAGACAAATTTCAGATACCAATTAATACATGGGAAAGGAGACACAGGACTGACAGGCTTTGTGCATCTTAAAGGAGAGGGATCCACATTTCCTTTTGAGGCATCAAATCAGATaacaattttttaaagcttGCTGTAGAAGGAATTACAATAGAAGCCGAGCTTTCTTAGAAAGTGTTTTCATCACAAAAAATACAAAGTAGCACTACAAGCCTAACCTGTGTGGTAAAAAGAAAAGTAACAGAAAATCTAGCTTAAGCAGCAACAGTATTAACactaaacagatttttttaaagctagtTTCCCTTGTAAAAAAACTTAACCCATTGCTCATaggtgtttattttaaaatgtttcagaacAACTCACCCTTTCATGTCTGACTGGTGTTTCATCCACATCATTCTTGGAGAAGTTAGGATCACTGTTTGAAGATCCTGGTGGAGGACGTGCATAGGAATGTAAACTTTTGCTTGTTGCTATTATGCGAACAGGAGATGATCTACAACAGAAACATGTATTTTAACATATCTCAGATTTAGATAACATGAGACTTTGCTGCCATTActctaaaatgcttttattgcaaatatttctgtttgcatGAGCTGAACACCAAACAAACCTCCCACACAAACCTCCCCAGTATTCCAAGGGGATGATGAAGGGGCACAAGCTCAGGCAAAGGGAATACGTAGCATAACTCCTGCATAGGTTCTATGTAGCACCCAAATGACAGTATTACTTCCACAGTGGCATCTCCTTAGCACAATGCTGAAGTTTTTACAAATTTTCTGATTAAAAACCTAAGAAAAGCCGTACAATAAGAAGTGAAGCCCAGTGATTTCCAAGATCCAACACTTGCTGCTCACAGCCTTACAGAACGTAAAGATCACAAAGATCACTACTAAAATACACATTGCATTAGATTTCCAATtagctgtttaaaaataaaaacaaatgtgaAGTCTGTGCACTAGAAAGCTTGAAGAATTTAGTGTAAGAAATTCCTCTTAGATTTTATCTGCTGCTTCACATGAGGTAAATGTCCATAATTTGTGAGCCTGCTGTGGGTAGGCAAAGTCTTTACATCATCATATGTCATTCACAGCTGGAAACTAAGCAGCTTTTGCACCAGGCTCTGAGATGAGTTCTGTGCACACCTTCacagaacaaataaaaagacCAAACAATAGGGCTCCAGTTCAAAGTCAGAGGGTGAAAAGAgtgaaggaaatattttggagACAGGATTATAAATAAATCCCTATAGTTCAAAAGTGAAATGAGTGTCAGTACCTGTTATAAAAAGCACACTGCATCAAAGGACTCTGAGGACTTGTGGCTATGTTTGCTAATTCTGTCAACCAGTTCACCCCATTCTCACAAGAATAAGCATTTTCTGGATTGCTGTTTGAGGTATGTTGGCTCCATGAAGGCCTTGAACATTCCTGATGTGAAACATCAGCACCAAGCTGAAAAAGTGCAGGTGGGGTAGAATCTGTCTGCACAGCCTGTAATTCAGGAAGATCATCTACAAACAAATGCACAAATTACCATAATTATACTCAATTCTTTGCTGTCTACTCAATTTGATACCAAATATTGCAAATTTGATGAAAAAAAGGAATCAcaataaagtaattttattttctcatatgACAACTACCAACATTTCACAAACCCTGTTCATAAAAATGGACACAGAAATAGTAACATCTCTAGTCAATTATATATTCACAcaagaaatttaagaaaaaattaggtaactaaataaaaatgtacttctgattttaaagtttttactAGATTGACCAGTTTACACAGAACTACACTGCAGTATTATTCAAAAACAACATGCTTCACTAAAATACTAAAACATTTCACAAAAGACAATTACATTAATCTGTCCTTGAAGGTGTGACACTAAAAAAATTCAACATCAGACCATGTTCAAGATAAAAGGTTTCCACCAGGGAACCAAAGTTAAATAACTCAGATTAAATAAATCATGAAAGCTGGATATAGAGCCTGGTAGGGTGAATTCCCATCAACAATATACACCTTCCCTATCCCAAACAGAGTAACAGAAAAGACCCCAGCTTGTCAACAGAAGTCTGTGCTATGTGCTGTCATATAAGTATCATTATTCTCAATCACTTCatcatttaaattaaatttgttaATATTTCACAGCTTATATTGATACTTTCTATGGTATATGCTGTTTTTCTCCAGTCTGTAAGAACTGAAGTAATCTTCCCCTATGCAAGAATCTTAATTTGCAGATCTAAAGCAACATGATTCCTTTAGGAGGAGCCCTTGagctttctgtttgtttttcttgtgcCAAAAAACCCTGCTTCTCTAGGGACTAGAAGCAGAAATTTGTGGCTCACAGTTCAAGAACATATTTGAGTCAACAGGCCAGTGTGTCAGAACTGGAAATGGGTTAAAGGGAAAAATGACTGCAAATACCTTCAGATGTCACAATTCCCTGCCCTACCCAAGCTAAAAATCAGCAATTTCATTCAACCAGCTTCCAATAATTTCAGTATAGGATATCTAAAACAAACTTCAGAATTCAGTTTCCTCTGAAAAAATCTTGTTATTTACCAAGTTCCATGTGCTCATCACAGGATGCATATCCAGGAGAAGAGGGCAGGTTTTCATTACACTTCAGCAACTCCAGTGACTCGTTCATCCCTGAAGTTCTCTTGTCCACTACCAGAAGGAGTTTCTGAACTGCATTAGGCATTTGATTTGTCTTCACTTCCCACACCATGTTAGGATGCTCCAAAGTATCTGACTTTAGAAAGACAGAGGTTAGAAATCTGTATACATGTGAACTGTTTTAAGTTGCATCCGATATACTACTTCATTACCAGGCCCTAAATCCTCATCACTCTGTTGAATATCACAGCATATTTTAGGGGTGTCTAGACACAATCTTGTACAATCctcacagaaaacacagctaaCTCTGAAGTCAAGAGGCCACCTGGGGCCCTGGCCACTTGAGTTTCTAGTGTCTTGAAGAATGGAGACTGCCTGGCACTTCCCTGTTCCAGTAACCACTCTTGCTGTAAAGAAGCTGCTCCTCAGGCAGGTTTGAGCttgcacagcctgtgcccacTCCTCCAGGAGCCTGGAGTTACCTCACCCACCTCAAGCCAACATGAACAGCATTCACTTGGCACCCATAGCACTCAGCCCATCACAAAAGGCAATCAGATGGGTCAGACCAGATTTGATTTTGGCTGATCTGTCCTGGCTATTCCAGACAACTCCTTGCCTTACAAAGAGGGTGGACATGGCTGTCAGGAGAATTTGCCTAATAAAATACCTGAAGGCTAACGCTGACCAGTCTGTAATTTCCCCACATCCTCCTCCTTGAAGCCTGGTgtgacattttctttcttctagtcattgggagccatcctgccacCAAATGCACTGCTTTTTCAAGACCATCCTCACAATAcatccctgcccacggcagggggCCTGGAACCAGATGACctctaaggtcccttcaaacccaaaacattctgtgaGCCACGACTGACCCTGGCCTGGAGGGACCCCATCTGTTCCCACTGCCTCGTGCACAGATGCCTCACAGAACCAGCCTGCCCCTCACTTGCTCCATGTCTACCATACACAAGGAAGTGTCTTGCTCTCTCAGAGGCAAGCTGCTACACCCAGGGACTTGAGGAACCATGAAACAGGCCTGGAAAATTAAGATCAAAGCAAAAATGCTGTCCCCAACCTTGTGAGATCAGGCCCACATTTTCCCAGTTGCCCTTTCAGCACTGGTGTCTGCAGAAGCCTTTTCCACTACTCTTCCCATCTCTGGCCTCCAGGAAGAGTCTCAAACACACTGGACTCCTAACATCCTTCACTGAAAATGGACAGATAAAGTTACCTCTGCTGGAAAACTTCACTTCAGTTTCATTTCCCCAAATCCTAGTAATGTTTATCCACTGTGTTAGATCATCTTCAAAAGAGAACTGTGTGCTTATTCTACACAATCACTGTCTCTAAAACCTGGTAAACAATGTTATTCCAATCTTTAGTCATTTGGTTAtctactttgttttttttttaagatgaggATGAACTAAAGCCACCATAACATGATTAGCCTGTACTTTAATGAAGTGTCCttgaaaaaataatcagaagtCTCTCACAAAAGAGCAGAATACAGTTCATAAGAAAGAAAACCTGAGAAGTCTACCATACGTATGTCCACTAAGTAAGCTACATTAGAGAAATATCAACAACAGCTTAGAAAAGTACAATATTTTCATATCACAGAATGacagggttggaagggacctctggaagTCACCTAGTCCAGCCCCCTCTGCTCTAAAGCAGGTTCACCTACAGCAGGTTGCACAGGATCACATCCAGGAGAGTTTTGACTGGAAAATTTCTACACTTCTGATCTCCTAATCTTTCAAATATATGCAAAACTTACATAAACTTGCATGCTAAACATAAAAAGATGTTTGATTCTACTCAAATGGCACTACTACAAAGCTACATTGGCTTATTCTGACTTTAAGGTGGAGAAGAAAGGTGACAGAAATGAGAATACACAACTCAAACTATCAGTGACATTATTTTCACCTCCAGAAAACATCTTTAACCAAATCTGTACCCCTGTCACCCATGAGGGACAGTAAAATGACAGAACACCACAAGAGCAGATAGCAGATAGttttctgaacagaaaaacCAGACCTCAGTAGTACAGGTCAGGACCTTGAAGATTATCTCCAACTAATCAACTCTGAAAAGCCACTCCTTGTTTTTCTGGCTTATCTACGTCTTTCCCTCCTGCCttgttgtttggtttatttttccctctattttttcctctcttcccttcccGTTTTCCCTCCAAAATGAAGACTCAAACTTATTTCTAGAATGTTaccttctccttcctttctgccAGGCGCTAGGACTTGAAAGTCCATGTCCTGGTATCCCAGCACTCTGAAGGTCAGAGATAAGGTACAGATACAAAATGCTGCTCTGACAGGAGAGATACTTGTTTGAGAAATGAATTATTCCTCCAAGTCACAAGAATTTCTCCAAACCAAAGCCATCTGTGCTCAAAAGCCAAAGAATCCTCTAACAAATGAATGACAATGAAATTGAAAGAGaattacaaagaaaaacaaacaaagtgCCCAACtttacttttccattttttaattctACTTCATTAAAGCCTACTTTGGACATCAtgtccttctcttctcctcagccttttaatggTTTGAACATGAAGGGGATTTGTCATTAACCAGCttgtaaaatttttttaaaattcaactTTATGTTGAAAATTTGTTGTGTCAGATGTTGTCAAGAACCATGCTTCACAGGACTATAATTACTGCGGCTGTCTTTGGAGGCTAAATGAAATTATTACTTTGCGCTTTAAAGTAAGTGAATTTGTCACGCTAAAACAAATGGCAACGCTGACAAAGACTTTATTAATTGAATCATGTCTATTTCTGAGGGACAAAAATAAACTTGGgagaaaagtaaataaagacTGTGGCTGCGAAAGGGTTCAGCAGGAACTGGGCAGCATCCACCCAAACCGCAGTGCGCAGGAATGCCTGGGTGGAAGTGCTTCCCgtggcttttttccttctgctatTCGCCTTTCTTCCCCCAACCTACTGACGAGGTTTCAGGCCAGCTCTACGCCTGAGCAATAAGCTGGACGGAGTTTAATTTGGAGAACAGCTCCTCCAAGCAAAACACAACATACTGGCAAGACTGGATCTACACCAGGGACTTTTCCTGGCGCAGCCGCTTTGATCAGGAATCCTCGCTGCACATCCCCGGCCGTGCCAGAGCGCGCAGCCGAGGCACAGCGTGATTCACCATGTTTTCCAAGCCCGGGCGGCCTGTTCGCTGACGCAGGGCGggccgcgctgcccccgccgccccgcctGAGGACGGCGCTCCCCGGGCGGTTCGGGGGCGGCGGAGCCCCGGGAGGAGCCCCCGGGACCCTCGGGAGGAGCCCCCGGGACCCTCGGGAGGAGCCCCCCCGCGCTCCCCTCAcccgcagcccctcaggggctccCCCCGCCCGTCACGTGACCTTGTTTACACCCGCGGCCCCACGGCGCACGCGCGCTCGGCCCCATTCATTCGAACTGCGTAACACCGGCCCGGGGGGGGGGGGCCCCccccgcgccccggccccgctccccccgcggGGCTCACCCGCACCCACGGGCACCGCAAACGCTCCCCGTGCCGCAAAGCCGCTGCTGCCGCACCGGGCACGGCGCCCTCGCTCTGACAGACCGGGGCGGGCAGCCGCTCCCCGGGGAAAACAAGGGGGGGACACCCCCCCTATTCCGCTTGTTTTCGTGGTTTGAGAGGGCACGAAGAGCGCCGGCACACCCCGTGAGTTTCAACCCAGCGGTGCGGCAGGGTGGCAGCTCCGCGGGGCCGGTCAGGGAAGGCGCACAGTAAACAATGTCCGAGGTTCCCGTCGCCGTCAAGAGACTGAACCCCGCGACCTCTTCGGCTCGACATGCAGCTGCTAGCACTGCTGTCTGACCTACCGAACCCCTCCCGTCCCCCGCCGGAGCCTCGCAGCCCCGAAAAGCGGCAGCTCGAAACTTTGTAGCACTTACCGAACCCGTCGCCATTACCGAGCTCCCCTCGGCTGCCCCCCCGCCCCGTTCTCTCAGTGGGTCCCGCCCCCTACAGGAGCAACTCGGGCACTGAGTGGCCAGAAGCGACGTTGCTCAATTCGCAGCCACTTTCTATTGGCTAGCTGGCCTGCCTGTCAGAACTCCACCCGGAGG encodes:
- the HBP1 gene encoding HMG box-containing protein 1 isoform X1; translation: MATGSSDTLEHPNMVWEVKTNQMPNAVQKLLLVVDKRTSGMNESLELLKCNENLPSSPGYASCDEHMELDDLPELQAVQTDSTPPALFQLGADVSHQECSRPSWSQHTSNSNPENAYSCENGVNWLTELANIATSPQSPLMQCAFYNRSSPVRIIATSKSLHSYARPPPGSSNSDPNFSKNDVDETPVRHERANSESESGIFCMSSLSDDDDLGWCHSWPSTVWHCFLKGSRLCFHKGRNKEWQDVEEFARSESCGKEENLPASPYKDYGSNGLKLISHEESISCGESVLKLTFDPGTVEDGLLTVECRLDHPFYVKNKGWSSFYPSLTVVQHGIPCCEMHLGDLCLPPGHPDAINFDDSGVFDTFKSYDFTPMDSSAVYVLSSMARQRRASLSSAGANNPDAERSECSSKNCASAASSHLPSNPLYSKAGKSHTSGTASTVSATSPNKCKRPMNAFMLFAKKYRVEYTQMYPGKDNRAISVILGDRWKKMKNEERRMYTLEAKALAEEQKRLNPDCWKRKRTNSGSQQH